A region of Nocardioides alkalitolerans DNA encodes the following proteins:
- the ppc gene encoding phosphoenolpyruvate carboxylase, translating to MTTDKTPASVDDLLEADRREPDAALFAGGVGSEPQHAALRASVRQLTTLLGESLTRHEGPDLLALVEKVRRLARQPSDAELHALLADVDPATAVVLARAFTAYFQLVNTTEQLHRLRELDAGEEGPFTATLGRVGEALADGSLTRDELVDLLGRVEYRPVFTAHPTEASRRTVLRLLRKVAEVVTTAEQPGRPAARRAADERRLAELVDLLWQTDELRVVRPEPGDEARTAVYYLRSIAAEVVPELLGELDRALAALDVALPATARPLRFGTWAGGDRDGNPNVTPAVTLEILALQHAAGLAELVEAVDEVLTEMTASTRVVTPSAALAESLERDAAALPVTWSTVRRLNAEEPYRVKLTFVKVRLQRTRDRLRAGTPHEPGRDYLSVDELVADLCLVRDSMLAAGDTLTGDGAILRLIRTAVTFGAGLATMDVREHSAKAHAALAELYARTGELTTPYDELERPERIALLARELASSRPLTGAGASDLGEAATASLDLVRTIRTALDTYGDGVVETYIVSMTHDVDDLWAVVVLAREVGLVDLGSADRPARARIGFAPLFETVAELENAGPLLEALLEEPSYRRLVAARGDVQEIMLGYSDSSKDAGIAASQWQIHRAQRALRDVAARHGVTLRLFHGRGGSVGRGGGPTAEAIMSQPYGSLTGAIKVTEQGEVISDKYALPGLGRRNLEGALAAVVEATLLHRHSQLPADLLASWNDTMDVVAAGGQTTYRGLVRDPGLVPFFVAATPVDELGRMNIGSRPAKRPGGAGGLDDLRAIPWVFGWTQTRMILPGWFGVGSGLQAALDAGRRDTLREMYGSWAFFRTFLSNVQMTLAKTDLDIAAEYVAALVPAEHHGLFEQVREEHARTVANVLEVTGQSALLEHSPVLRRTLALRDSYLTPLHALQVALLRRVRETPEGAEPDPQVQRALLLTINGIAAGLRNTG from the coding sequence ATGACGACCGACAAGACGCCGGCCTCCGTCGACGACCTCCTCGAGGCCGACCGCCGCGAGCCCGACGCCGCCCTCTTCGCCGGCGGCGTCGGCTCCGAGCCGCAGCACGCGGCGCTGCGCGCCTCGGTGCGCCAGCTGACGACGTTGCTGGGCGAGTCGCTGACCCGCCACGAGGGCCCCGACCTGCTCGCGCTCGTCGAGAAGGTACGGCGCCTGGCCCGGCAGCCGTCCGACGCCGAGCTCCACGCGCTGCTCGCCGACGTCGACCCGGCGACGGCGGTCGTGCTCGCGCGCGCGTTCACGGCGTACTTCCAGCTCGTCAACACGACCGAGCAGCTGCACCGCCTGCGCGAGCTCGACGCGGGCGAGGAGGGTCCGTTCACGGCGACGCTGGGCCGGGTGGGCGAGGCGCTGGCGGACGGCAGCCTCACGCGGGACGAGCTGGTGGACCTGCTGGGCCGGGTCGAGTACCGCCCCGTCTTCACGGCCCACCCGACGGAGGCCTCCCGCCGCACCGTCCTGCGCCTGCTCCGCAAGGTCGCCGAGGTCGTGACGACGGCGGAGCAGCCGGGTCGTCCTGCGGCGCGTCGGGCCGCCGACGAGCGCCGGCTCGCGGAGCTGGTGGACCTGCTGTGGCAGACCGACGAGCTGCGGGTGGTGCGTCCCGAGCCCGGCGACGAGGCGCGCACGGCGGTCTACTACCTGCGCTCCATCGCCGCCGAGGTCGTGCCCGAGCTGCTGGGCGAGCTCGACCGCGCCCTGGCGGCGCTCGACGTGGCGCTGCCGGCGACGGCGCGGCCGCTGCGGTTCGGCACGTGGGCGGGCGGCGACCGCGACGGCAACCCCAACGTGACGCCGGCGGTGACCCTCGAGATCCTGGCCCTGCAGCACGCGGCGGGGCTCGCGGAGCTCGTCGAGGCCGTTGACGAGGTGCTCACCGAGATGACCGCCTCGACGCGGGTGGTGACCCCGTCCGCGGCCCTCGCCGAGAGCCTCGAGCGCGACGCGGCCGCGCTGCCGGTCACGTGGAGCACGGTGCGGCGGCTCAACGCGGAGGAGCCCTACCGCGTGAAGCTGACCTTCGTGAAGGTGCGCCTGCAGCGCACCCGCGACCGGCTGCGCGCCGGCACGCCGCACGAGCCGGGCCGCGACTACCTGTCGGTGGACGAGCTCGTCGCCGACCTGTGCCTCGTGCGCGACTCGATGCTCGCCGCCGGCGACACCCTCACCGGCGACGGCGCGATCCTGCGGCTCATCCGCACCGCCGTCACCTTCGGCGCCGGGCTGGCCACGATGGACGTGCGGGAGCACTCGGCCAAGGCGCACGCCGCCCTGGCCGAGCTCTACGCCCGCACGGGCGAGCTCACGACGCCGTACGACGAGCTGGAGCGCCCCGAGCGCATCGCTCTGCTCGCCCGGGAGCTCGCCTCGTCGCGGCCGTTGACGGGCGCCGGGGCGAGCGACCTGGGCGAGGCGGCGACGGCCTCCCTCGACCTGGTGCGCACGATCCGCACGGCGCTCGACACCTACGGCGACGGGGTCGTCGAGACCTACATCGTGTCGATGACCCACGACGTGGACGACCTGTGGGCCGTGGTCGTGCTCGCGCGCGAGGTCGGTCTCGTCGACCTGGGCTCCGCCGACCGTCCCGCCCGCGCCCGGATCGGCTTCGCGCCCCTCTTCGAGACGGTCGCCGAGCTCGAGAACGCGGGACCGCTGCTGGAGGCGCTGCTGGAGGAGCCGTCGTACCGGCGTCTCGTCGCCGCCCGCGGCGACGTGCAAGAGATCATGCTGGGCTACTCGGACTCGTCGAAGGACGCGGGCATCGCGGCGTCGCAGTGGCAGATCCACCGGGCGCAGCGGGCGCTGCGCGACGTGGCGGCGCGGCACGGGGTGACCCTGCGGCTGTTCCACGGCCGCGGCGGCTCGGTGGGCCGCGGCGGCGGGCCGACGGCCGAGGCGATCATGAGCCAGCCCTACGGGTCGCTCACCGGGGCGATCAAGGTGACGGAGCAGGGGGAGGTCATCTCGGACAAGTACGCCCTCCCGGGCCTCGGCCGCCGCAACCTCGAGGGAGCGCTGGCCGCCGTCGTCGAGGCCACCCTGCTGCACCGGCACTCGCAGCTCCCCGCCGACCTGCTGGCGTCGTGGAACGACACGATGGACGTCGTCGCCGCGGGCGGGCAGACGACCTACCGCGGCCTCGTGCGCGACCCGGGCCTCGTGCCCTTCTTCGTCGCCGCGACCCCCGTCGACGAGCTGGGCCGCATGAACATCGGCTCGCGCCCGGCCAAGCGCCCCGGCGGCGCGGGCGGGCTCGACGACCTGCGCGCGATCCCGTGGGTGTTCGGCTGGACGCAGACACGGATGATCCTGCCGGGCTGGTTCGGCGTCGGGTCGGGCCTGCAGGCGGCGCTCGACGCCGGTCGCCGGGACACGCTGCGGGAGATGTACGGCTCGTGGGCCTTCTTCCGCACCTTCCTCTCCAACGTGCAGATGACCCTGGCGAAGACAGACCTCGACATCGCGGCGGAGTACGTCGCGGCGCTCGTGCCCGCCGAGCACCACGGGCTGTTCGAGCAGGTGCGGGAGGAGCACGCGCGCACGGTCGCGAACGTGCTCGAGGTGACCGGGCAGTCGGCGCTGCTGGAGCACTCGCCGGTGCTGCGGCGCACGCTGGCGCTGCGCGACTCCTACCTGACGCCGCTCCACGCGCTGCAGGTC
- the mftF gene encoding mycofactocin biosynthesis glycosyltransferase MftF (Members of this protein family, MftF, are glycosyltransferases, members of PF00535 (glycosyl transferase family 2). The encoding gene is found as part of the mycofactocin cassette, in Mycobacterium tuberculosis, many other Actinobacteria, and occasional members of other lineages. Mycofactocin itself, a putative redox carrier, is a heavily modified derivative of the C-terminal Val-Tyr dipeptide of the mycofactocin precursor MftA (TIGR03969).), with protein MTVPPPPEHAAPPAGTRVVLDAGVRRYGALLVGGAPVRAVRLGAGGVRLLEAGSFTLDGTAGRVGLAAQLVGAGLAAYVADAPPPTCDDVLVVVPAHERADGVERLLTTLGGAVPVLVVDDASPDPGPLAAVAARYGADVLRLPVNLGPAGARNAGLAEARRRGAPYVLFVDSDVVVTVDALRRLRAAFVDPGLAVVAPRIRGLVETGSALTRYEAVASSLDRGPRSAFVAPGTAVAYVPSAVLLARVAALGEGFAADLRVGEDVDLVWRLVRAGWRVRYDAGATARHDHRVALGAWARRRADYGGSAAVLAARHGDLVAPAVLAPLGVAQVTALLLQRPVPTAVAGAASVVVAARLADKLGGDADARRTATSLTLLATWMNVEQVATGLLRHHWPLTVVALATSRRVRRLVAAAVVADTAAGWVRQRPAMEPATYAVLRRLDDLAYGWGVWRGTVSERSVRSLLPAWRRS; from the coding sequence GTGACCGTCCCGCCCCCGCCCGAGCACGCCGCCCCGCCCGCGGGCACGCGGGTCGTGCTCGACGCCGGCGTGCGGCGCTACGGCGCCCTCCTCGTGGGGGGTGCGCCGGTGCGGGCCGTCCGGCTCGGCGCGGGCGGCGTCCGGCTGCTCGAGGCCGGGTCCTTCACGCTCGACGGCACGGCCGGTCGCGTCGGGCTCGCAGCGCAGCTGGTGGGGGCCGGGCTCGCGGCGTACGTCGCGGACGCACCGCCTCCGACCTGCGACGACGTGCTCGTCGTCGTGCCCGCCCACGAGCGGGCCGACGGTGTCGAGCGGCTGCTCACGACCCTCGGTGGCGCGGTGCCCGTGCTCGTCGTGGACGACGCCTCGCCCGATCCGGGGCCGCTCGCGGCCGTGGCGGCGCGGTACGGCGCGGACGTGCTCCGGCTGCCGGTGAACCTCGGCCCGGCGGGTGCGCGGAACGCCGGCCTCGCCGAGGCGCGGAGGCGGGGCGCGCCGTACGTCCTCTTCGTCGACTCCGACGTCGTCGTCACGGTGGACGCGCTGCGCCGGCTCCGCGCCGCCTTCGTCGACCCCGGGCTCGCCGTGGTCGCCCCCCGCATCCGCGGGCTGGTGGAGACGGGGTCGGCGCTGACGCGGTACGAGGCCGTCGCCTCCTCCCTCGACCGGGGCCCCCGCTCGGCGTTCGTGGCGCCCGGCACCGCCGTGGCGTACGTGCCGTCCGCGGTGCTCCTCGCGCGGGTCGCCGCGCTGGGGGAGGGCTTTGCGGCCGACCTGCGGGTGGGGGAGGACGTCGACCTCGTGTGGCGGCTGGTGCGGGCGGGCTGGCGGGTGCGGTACGACGCCGGGGCCACTGCCCGCCACGACCACCGCGTCGCCCTCGGGGCGTGGGCGCGCCGGCGGGCCGACTACGGCGGGAGCGCGGCCGTCCTCGCCGCGCGGCACGGCGACCTCGTCGCGCCCGCCGTGCTCGCCCCCCTCGGCGTCGCCCAAGTGACGGCCCTGCTGCTGCAGCGTCCGGTGCCGACGGCCGTCGCCGGGGCCGCGTCCGTCGTGGTGGCCGCCCGGCTCGCCGACAAGCTGGGCGGCGACGCCGACGCGCGCCGCACCGCGACCTCCCTCACGCTCCTCGCGACCTGGATGAACGTCGAGCAGGTCGCCACCGGCCTGCTCCGCCACCACTGGCCCCTCACCGTCGTGGCGCTCGCGACCTCCCGCCGGGTACGACGCCTGGTGGCTGCCGCCGTCGTCGCCGACACCGCGGCGGGCTGGGTGCGGCAGCGTCCGGCGATGGAGCCCGCGACGTACGCCGTGCTCCGCCGGCTCGACGACCTGGCCTACGGGTGGGGGGTCTGGCGCGGCACCGTGAGCGAACGCTCGGTGCGTTCCCTCCTCCCGGCGTGGCGGAGGTCGTAG
- a CDS encoding mycofactocin-coupled SDR family oxidoreductase codes for MTDRRVALVTGAAGGMGTAILAALARDGYDVVGVDVAPVAAPCAEAHVVDVRDGTALRQLAADVVARRGRLDAVVAAAAVVGGGSPLWATPDEVLDELWEVDAKGVWTTAAATVPHLLASPEPHLARFVGIASAAGEHGLFGLAAYTAVKHAVVGIVRGLAADLAGTGVAAIAVSPGATRTPMLEATAALYGLAGEDGIDELARHQGLRRPLEPAEVADVVALCCSPAGAALHGSVVNADGGFGI; via the coding sequence GTGACCGACCGCCGCGTCGCTCTCGTCACCGGTGCCGCCGGGGGGATGGGCACGGCGATCCTCGCGGCACTGGCCCGCGACGGCTACGACGTCGTCGGCGTCGACGTCGCACCCGTCGCCGCGCCCTGCGCGGAGGCGCACGTCGTCGACGTGCGGGACGGTACGGCGCTGCGCCAGCTCGCCGCGGACGTCGTGGCCCGGCGGGGCCGGCTCGACGCCGTCGTCGCCGCGGCCGCCGTGGTCGGCGGTGGCAGCCCGCTCTGGGCCACCCCCGACGAGGTGCTCGACGAGCTGTGGGAGGTGGACGCCAAGGGCGTGTGGACGACCGCCGCCGCCACGGTCCCCCACCTGCTGGCCTCTCCCGAGCCGCACCTCGCCCGTTTCGTCGGCATCGCCTCGGCCGCGGGCGAGCACGGGCTGTTCGGGCTGGCGGCCTACACGGCCGTGAAGCACGCCGTCGTCGGGATCGTCCGCGGGCTCGCCGCCGACCTCGCCGGCACCGGCGTCGCGGCGATCGCCGTCTCGCCCGGCGCGACCCGCACGCCGATGCTCGAGGCGACCGCGGCGCTCTACGGCCTCGCGGGCGAGGACGGCATCGACGAGCTCGCCCGCCACCAGGGCCTCCGCCGACCGCTCGAGCCGGCCGAGGTCGCCGATGTCGTCGCACTCTGCTGCTCGCCGGCGGGCGCGGCCCTCCACGGGTCGGTCGTCAACGCCGACGGGGGCTTCGGCATCTAG
- a CDS encoding C40 family peptidase: MHADVSVPARPGTPEHDLSGTPSGAPRHRAHGRARMTARATGPTTARTSGRTSTLRRAATAGGLALAAVASTAALSVGTAQPAEAYPAHWSSTQRAEYERQIEIRNYEVLKAARALKGVKYRYGGTSPSTGFDCSGYVGYVYKKVGKTLPRTSRQMAESVGRISTKSARVGDLVFFYSGGRVYHVAIYAGDGYVWHAPGTGERVKLEKIWTTSVTFGRV, translated from the coding sequence ATGCATGCTGATGTCAGCGTGCCCGCACGTCCGGGCACCCCCGAGCACGACCTCTCCGGCACCCCCTCCGGAGCCCCCCGCCACCGCGCCCACGGCCGCGCCCGCATGACCGCGCGCGCCACCGGCCCCACGACGGCCCGCACCTCCGGCCGCACCTCCACCCTCCGCCGGGCCGCGACCGCCGGCGGTCTGGCCCTCGCGGCCGTCGCCTCCACCGCGGCGCTCAGCGTGGGCACGGCCCAGCCGGCCGAGGCCTACCCCGCGCACTGGTCCTCGACCCAGCGGGCCGAGTACGAGCGTCAGATCGAGATCCGCAACTACGAGGTGCTCAAGGCGGCCCGCGCCCTCAAGGGCGTCAAGTACCGCTACGGCGGCACCAGCCCCAGCACGGGCTTCGACTGCTCGGGCTACGTGGGCTACGTCTACAAGAAGGTCGGCAAGACCCTCCCCCGCACGTCGCGCCAGATGGCCGAGTCGGTCGGCCGGATCAGCACGAAGTCGGCCCGCGTCGGCGACCTCGTCTTCTTCTACAGCGGCGGCCGCGTCTACCACGTGGCGATCTACGCGGGCGACGGCTACGTCTGGCACGCCCCCGGCACCGGCGAGCGCGTCAAGCTGGAGAAGATCTGGACGACCAGCGTCACCTTCGGTCGCGTCTGA
- a CDS encoding YitT family protein: MSTAPDTVPHSFAENVLGVLTGTFVVSLGLLFLTTSGAVTGGTAGLALLLTYAAGVPFGVVFVLVNLPFFALAVVKKGVAFTARSLACVVLVSGFSELHHRLVDLAGLDAVYAVVAGNLLVGIGLLIVFRHGASLGGFNVLALLAQERLGWRAGYVQMGLDVCVVLAALAVVEPVDVLISALGAALLNLVLALNHRPGRYLGA, translated from the coding sequence GTGAGCACCGCGCCCGACACCGTGCCCCACTCGTTCGCGGAGAACGTGCTGGGCGTGCTCACCGGCACCTTCGTGGTCTCCCTGGGGCTGCTCTTCCTGACGACCAGCGGCGCCGTCACCGGCGGCACCGCCGGTCTCGCGCTGCTGCTGACGTACGCCGCGGGCGTGCCCTTCGGTGTCGTCTTCGTGCTCGTCAACCTGCCCTTCTTCGCCCTTGCCGTCGTGAAGAAGGGCGTGGCGTTCACCGCCCGCAGCCTCGCCTGCGTCGTGCTGGTCAGCGGCTTCTCCGAGCTCCACCACCGCCTGGTCGACCTCGCGGGGCTCGACGCCGTGTACGCCGTCGTCGCGGGCAACCTGCTCGTCGGCATCGGTCTGCTCATCGTCTTCCGCCACGGTGCCAGCCTCGGCGGCTTCAACGTGCTCGCCCTCCTCGCGCAGGAGCGGCTCGGGTGGCGGGCCGGCTACGTGCAGATGGGGCTCGACGTCTGCGTCGTGCTCGCCGCGCTGGCCGTCGTCGAACCCGTCGACGTGCTGATCTCGGCCCTCGGCGCGGCCCTGCTCAACCTCGTGCTCGCGCTCAACCACCGGCCGGGGCGCTACCTCGGCGCCTGA
- a CDS encoding TetR/AcrR family transcriptional regulator, producing MVAEPLEWRKYDDAELPRVLEAALEAFAKHGYHGTSIRELASTAGLSVPGLYHHYPSKQDILVALLEDVMRDLVQRTAAALEEAGPSPAARFDAWVECLLRFHMFRTKHAFVTSSELRSLEGANRDRIVELRDELQAMLDSAVEDGAADGTFATPYPKAASRGVTVLCIGVSSWYRPDGPLSPEELVHRHLVLARGVVNATE from the coding sequence ATGGTTGCGGAGCCGCTGGAGTGGCGGAAGTACGACGACGCCGAGCTGCCCCGGGTCCTGGAGGCGGCGCTCGAGGCGTTCGCCAAGCACGGGTACCACGGCACCTCGATCCGGGAGCTGGCCTCCACGGCCGGCCTGTCGGTGCCGGGGCTGTACCACCACTACCCTTCGAAGCAGGACATCCTCGTCGCCCTGCTCGAGGACGTCATGCGCGACCTCGTGCAGCGCACCGCCGCGGCGCTGGAGGAGGCCGGACCGTCCCCCGCGGCGCGCTTCGACGCCTGGGTCGAGTGCCTCCTGCGCTTCCACATGTTCCGCACGAAGCACGCGTTCGTGACGTCCAGCGAGCTGCGGAGCCTCGAGGGCGCCAACCGCGACCGGATCGTGGAGCTGCGCGACGAGCTCCAGGCGATGCTCGACAGCGCCGTCGAGGACGGCGCGGCCGACGGCACCTTCGCCACGCCGTACCCCAAGGCCGCGAGCCGCGGCGTCACCGTGCTCTGCATCGGGGTGTCGTCCTGGTACCGCCCCGACGGGCCGCTGAGCCCCGAGGAGCTCGTGCACCGGCACCTCGTGCTGGCGCGCGGCGTCGTCAACGCGACGGAGTGA
- the mftE gene encoding mycofactocin biosynthesis peptidyl-dipeptidase MftE codes for MTPALSSRTWPDVEPGTLLLVPVGSIEQHGPHLPLDTDGVIAAEVAARVAVHLLDEVSVLVAPPLLFAASGEHHGFPGTLSIGTDALATLLVELVRSAELWTPRVVFVNAHGGNVFALEKAVRQLREEGHDTAWVACATEDVDLHAGRTETSIMLHLRPTAVDLRRAEVGNTGSLTEILPTLMSGGVKAVSANGVLGDPTGATADEGRCLVAELVRDVLQRVRHAAPDARGHLAAPAARAAGRVPVQA; via the coding sequence ATGACCCCCGCCCTGTCGTCCCGCACGTGGCCGGACGTCGAGCCCGGCACGCTCCTCCTGGTGCCGGTCGGCTCGATCGAGCAGCACGGCCCCCACCTGCCCCTCGACACCGACGGCGTCATCGCCGCCGAGGTCGCGGCGCGCGTGGCGGTGCACCTCCTCGACGAGGTGTCGGTGCTCGTCGCCCCGCCCCTGCTGTTCGCCGCGTCGGGCGAGCACCACGGCTTCCCGGGCACGCTGTCGATCGGCACCGACGCGCTCGCCACGCTGCTCGTCGAGCTGGTGCGCTCGGCCGAGCTGTGGACCCCGCGCGTCGTCTTCGTGAACGCCCACGGCGGCAACGTGTTCGCGCTCGAGAAGGCCGTGCGGCAGCTGCGCGAGGAGGGGCACGACACCGCCTGGGTCGCCTGCGCGACCGAGGACGTCGACCTCCACGCGGGCCGCACCGAGACCTCGATCATGCTCCACCTGCGCCCCACCGCGGTCGACCTCCGCCGCGCCGAGGTGGGCAACACCGGCAGCCTGACGGAGATCCTGCCGACGTTGATGAGCGGCGGGGTCAAGGCCGTCTCCGCCAACGGCGTGCTCGGCGACCCGACCGGTGCGACCGCCGACGAGGGCCGCTGCCTCGTCGCCGAGCTCGTGCGCGACGTGCTCCAACGCGTCCGCCACGCCGCTCCCGACGCCCGGGGACACCTGGCCGCACCCGCGGCGCGGGCCGCGGGCCGCGTACCGGTGCAGGCGTGA
- a CDS encoding thermonuclease family protein: MVRTRMVGVLLTLLVVAAIWFTGNRAEDGPDGGSGGSPDTDPGSGTSSAATVTAVVDGDTIRVVPDGSAEERRVRLLGLDAPEVRDTPECGGPEATDVLVDLLPVGTTVTLVGDPTQDDVDRYDRLLRYVEAPDGTDVGERLIASGWVATYVFRDDFERLGRYASAEDRAEAEGRGAWGAC; the protein is encoded by the coding sequence GTGGTGCGCACACGCATGGTGGGGGTCCTGCTGACGCTGCTGGTGGTGGCCGCGATCTGGTTCACGGGCAACCGGGCGGAGGACGGTCCCGACGGCGGCTCGGGAGGCAGTCCTGACACCGACCCCGGGAGCGGCACGTCCAGCGCCGCCACCGTGACCGCCGTCGTCGACGGCGACACGATCCGCGTGGTGCCCGACGGCTCCGCGGAGGAGCGACGCGTGCGGCTGCTCGGCCTCGACGCGCCCGAGGTGCGCGACACCCCCGAGTGCGGCGGCCCCGAGGCCACCGACGTCCTCGTCGACCTGCTGCCGGTGGGCACCACGGTGACCCTGGTGGGCGACCCGACCCAGGACGACGTGGACCGCTACGACCGGCTGCTGCGCTACGTCGAGGCCCCCGACGGCACCGACGTCGGGGAGCGGCTCATCGCGTCGGGCTGGGTCGCGACGTACGTGTTCCGCGACGACTTCGAGCGCCTGGGGCGGTACGCCTCGGCGGAGGACCGCGCCGAGGCCGAGGGCCGTGGCGCGTGGGGAGCCTGCTGA
- a CDS encoding phosphoenolpyruvate carboxykinase (GTP) has protein sequence MGFVDTALDEAGLLNPHVREYVAHWAEVTGAARIEVVDAADDARLVAEALEAGELLPAGEGRYYSRSYHKDTARSEERTIVATNDERHKGEYNNWRPAAEMRELLTSKMRGQLEGKTMYVVPYLMAPQGSPLEKYAAGVELTDTRTVVLHMIRMARVGVSYINDLAEPDSFVRAVHVAGDLPNLGQGTPDDQRYFVTIADERTILHYGSSYGGNALLGKIAHGLRQAAFDGFASGEFLSEQFLLLGITDKQTGEKHHVVGGFPSASGKTNLAMTLAPEALGDRYHVEFYGDDIAWIWPGEDGRLYAFNPEGGVFGVAKDTNELTNPTALHSVDEGSGAIFTNVAYNPDTQEVWWEGKTPQPPADVTGWEDWKGDKIADRSESEKDAPWAHPNSRFTTALSQVPNVAPDYDDPAGVPVDAIIFGGRTRDREPLVRAFHDVAEGVYDGLTLGAEATFAAEGVEGQLRYDPMSMRPFMSYAEADYAAHWLKIVGAASKPPIFAHVNWFQRDAEDGHFLWPGYRENLRALLWLIQLRKGEVEGRPTPVGILPTREELDLTGLDLPEADLERLLDIDVERWRQEMGFRQAHLELFEGLPEEIWEAHRRVAAALDEA, from the coding sequence ATGGGATTCGTGGACACCGCCCTCGACGAGGCCGGCCTGCTGAACCCGCACGTGCGGGAGTACGTCGCGCACTGGGCGGAGGTGACCGGCGCGGCCCGCATCGAGGTGGTGGACGCCGCGGACGACGCCCGTCTCGTCGCGGAGGCGCTGGAGGCCGGCGAGCTGCTGCCCGCCGGCGAGGGCCGGTACTATTCGCGCAGCTACCACAAGGACACCGCCCGCTCCGAGGAGCGGACGATCGTCGCGACCAACGACGAGCGCCACAAGGGCGAGTACAACAACTGGCGTCCCGCCGCCGAGATGCGCGAGCTGCTGACGTCGAAGATGCGCGGCCAGCTCGAGGGCAAGACGATGTACGTCGTCCCCTACCTCATGGCGCCCCAGGGCTCCCCCCTGGAGAAGTACGCCGCGGGCGTCGAGCTCACCGACACCCGCACGGTCGTGCTCCACATGATCCGGATGGCCCGCGTGGGCGTCTCCTACATCAACGACCTCGCCGAGCCCGACAGCTTCGTGCGCGCCGTGCACGTCGCCGGCGACCTGCCCAACCTCGGCCAGGGCACCCCGGACGACCAGCGCTACTTCGTCACGATCGCCGACGAGCGGACGATCCTGCACTACGGCTCGTCCTACGGCGGCAACGCGCTCCTCGGCAAGATCGCGCACGGTCTCCGCCAGGCCGCGTTCGACGGCTTCGCCTCGGGCGAGTTCCTCTCCGAGCAGTTCCTGCTGCTGGGCATCACGGACAAGCAGACCGGCGAGAAGCACCACGTCGTCGGCGGCTTCCCGAGCGCGTCGGGCAAGACCAACCTGGCCATGACGCTGGCCCCCGAGGCGCTGGGCGACCGCTACCACGTCGAGTTCTACGGCGACGACATCGCCTGGATCTGGCCCGGCGAGGACGGCCGTCTCTACGCGTTCAACCCCGAGGGGGGCGTCTTCGGCGTCGCGAAGGACACCAACGAGCTGACCAACCCGACCGCGCTGCACTCGGTCGACGAGGGCTCGGGCGCGATCTTCACCAACGTCGCCTACAACCCGGACACGCAGGAGGTCTGGTGGGAGGGCAAGACGCCCCAGCCGCCGGCCGACGTCACGGGCTGGGAGGACTGGAAGGGCGACAAGATCGCCGACCGCTCGGAGTCCGAGAAGGACGCCCCGTGGGCCCACCCGAACAGCCGCTTCACCACCGCGCTGAGCCAGGTCCCCAACGTGGCGCCGGACTACGACGACCCGGCCGGCGTGCCTGTCGACGCGATCATCTTCGGCGGCCGCACCCGCGACCGCGAGCCGCTCGTGCGCGCCTTCCACGACGTGGCCGAGGGCGTCTACGACGGCCTGACGCTGGGCGCGGAGGCCACCTTCGCCGCCGAGGGCGTCGAGGGGCAGCTGCGCTACGACCCCATGTCGATGCGCCCGTTCATGTCCTACGCCGAGGCCGACTACGCGGCGCACTGGCTGAAGATCGTGGGCGCGGCCTCGAAGCCGCCGATCTTCGCCCACGTCAACTGGTTCCAGCGCGACGCCGAGGACGGCCACTTCCTGTGGCCCGGCTACCGCGAGAACCTGCGGGCGCTCCTGTGGCTGATCCAGCTCCGCAAGGGCGAGGTCGAGGGACGGCCCACGCCGGTCGGCATCCTCCCCACGCGCGAGGAGCTCGACCTGACCGGCCTCGACCTCCCCGAAGCCGACCTCGAGCGGCTCCTCGACATCGACGTGGAGCGTTGGCGCCAGGAGATGGGCTTCCGCCAGGCGCACCTCGAGCTGTTCGAGGGTCTTCCCGAGGAGATCTGGGAGGCGCACCGCCGCGTGGCCGCCGCCCTCGACGAGGCCTGA